One genomic region from Torulaspora delbrueckii CBS 1146 chromosome 4, complete genome encodes:
- the TRM7 gene encoding tRNA methyltransferase TRM7 (similar to Saccharomyces cerevisiae TRM7 (YBR061C); ancestral locus Anc_3.277), which produces MGKSSKDKRDLYYRKAKEEGYRARSAYKLLQLNDNFHFLDDPSLKRVVDLCAAPGSWSQVLSRKLFEGSDQQDRRIVAVDLQTMSPIDHVTTLQADITHPRTLQRILQLFGDEPADLVISDGAPDVTGLHDLDEYVQQQLVMSALQLACCVLKPKGSFIAKVFRGRDIDLLYSQLACLFTHVTCAKPRSSRSTSLEAFVVCQGYQPPADWTPKLDPSQSVQQFFQHCLPNGKHIAPFMACGSLESFDSDATYTSTCSTDPIATGDKHKPSLNPVQQPTNPPYKQALLLKRQGRLSRHVR; this is translated from the coding sequence ATGGGTAAGAGCAGTAAGGACAAGCGTGATTTGTACTACCGTAAGGCCAAGGAGGAAGGCTACAGAGCCCGCTCAGCCTACAAACTacttcaattgaacgaCAATTTCCATTTTCTCGATGACCCATCATTGAAGCGCGTAGTAGACCTATGCGCAGCTCCAGGTTCCTGGTCCCAAGTACTTTCACGTAAACTATTCGAAGGATCAGACCAACAAGACCGCCGCATCGTAGCGGTAGATTTACAAACCATGTCCCCCATCGATCACGTGACCACCCTCCAGGCTGACATCACCCACCCCAGAACCCTGCAACGAATCCTCCAGCTATTCGGCGACGAACCCGCAGACCTAGTGATCAGCGACGGCGCACCAGACGTAACAGGTCTACACGATCTCGACGAATACGTACAACAGCAGCTCGTCATGAGCGCCCTACAACTCGCATGCTGCGTACTCAAGCCAAAAGGCTCCTTCATAGCAAAAGTGTTCCGGGGTAGAGACATAGACCTACTCTACTCCCAACTAGCCTGCCTCTTCACCCACGTGACCTGCGCCAAAccaagatcttcaagaagcaCCTCTCTCGAAGCCTTCGTCGTATGCCAAGGATACCAACCACCTGCCGACTGGACTCCCAAACTGGATCCCAGTCAATCAGTACAACAATTCTTCCAGCATTGCCTACCGAATGGCAAACACATAGCGCCATTCATGGCATGCGGGTCCCTCGAAAGCTTCGACTCGGACGCAACCTATACTAGCACCTGCAGTACAGACCCCATCGCGACAGGAGATAAGCACAAACCCTCGCTAAATCCGGTCCAACAACCAACGAATCCACCTTACAAGCAGGCCCTGCTACTGAAAAGACAAGGAAGACTTTCCAGGCACGTGCGCTGA
- the TDEL0D03450 gene encoding uncharacterized protein, with protein MNSCLNRLPNFHKKITELRIIKLISMLWFILVELPLRLIKTLIFARPAQLETSSIQGRYHYQTASLSDVMTEAYLSKDFSPLETSGKYTRLYYSPTLGLVVSLLVFGTVLRLNFLRKTQLGLKSSFPVRAPRKRLLDVRNIPVEYDEELNTWCTLNCSTAKGRKSAMGIPRLGLPQQTVQSGTIARSLIFQPTRN; from the coding sequence ATGAATAGTTGTCTAAACCGCTTGCCAAATTTCCATAAAAAAATCACTGAATTGAGAATTATTAAATTGATTAGCATGCTTTGGTTCATATTAGTAGAGTTACCTCTACGGCTGATAAAGACACTGATATTTGCTCGACCCGCGCAACTCGAGACTTCCTCGATCCAAGGACGTTATCATTATCAAACTGCCTCGTTAAGCGATGTAATGACAGAAGCATACCTTTCTAAAGACTTCTCACCACTAGAGACATCGGGGAAATATACGAGATTATATTACTCTCCCACGCTTGGACTAGTGGTATCATTACTTGTCTTTGGCACTGTTCTGAGATTGAATTTCCTGAGAAAGACGCAGTTGGGATTAAAGAGCAGTTTCCCAGTAAGAGcaccaagaaagagattaCTTGATGTGCGAAACATTCCAGTCGAGTACGATGAAGAGTTAAACACTTGGTGTACTTTGAACTGTTCAACTGCTAAAGGGCGGAAAAGCGCTATGGGGATCCCCAGGCTAGGATTACCTCAACAGACGGTCCAATCAGGTACAATCGCCAGATCACTCATTTTCCAACCCACAAGAAACTGA
- the TDEL0D03430 gene encoding uncharacterized protein (similar to Saccharomyces cerevisiae NRG2 (YBR066C) and NRG1 (YDR043C); ancestral locus Anc_3.281), which translates to MISQPVSVLPLPLASDAGIERKYFTLLPSIADTHVIEDDLKYRLNKCAFDSPRRVSVNLPTPSTSPISSLSDFRTLPISPASSVYNSGSESSTSTDSSRRNRVSKQEAGVSKVEQRRRHVCKVCSKGFTTSGHLARHNRIHTGEKNHFCPLEGCNQRFSRHDNCIQHYRTHLRKK; encoded by the coding sequence ATGATCTCACAACCAGTCTCTGTACTACCACTGCCGCTTGCCAGTGATGCTGGTATCGAAAGAAAATATTTCACACTATTACCATCGATAGCGGACACACACGTGATCGAGGACGATCTTAAGTATAGATTAAACAAATGTGCTTTCGATTCGCCCAGGCGGGTGTCCGTGAATTTACCTACTCCTTCCACTTCGCCCATCTCTTCGTTGAGCGACTTTCGCACACTGCCTATCTCGCCAGCTAGCAGTGTATATAATAGTGGGAGTGAATCCTCGACTTCCACTGATAGCTCTAGAAGGAATCGAGTCTCAAAGCAGGAAGCGGGAgtttcaaaagttgaacaGAGACGCAGGCACGTTTGTAAAGTTTGTTCTAAGGGATTCACTACATCGGGTCATTTGGCAAGACACAATAGGATACATACGGGTGAGAAGAATCACTTTTGCCCACTAGAAGGTTGCAATCAACGGTTTAGTAGACATGATAACTGCATCCAGCATTATAGAACGCATTTGCGTAAGAAATAG
- the TDEL0D03460 gene encoding uncharacterized protein (similar to Saccharomyces cerevisiae YBR062C; ancestral locus Anc_3.279), translated as MSDTEVRAQLREIFRREGLGDSTTVLQLLSQLIPESLQEEWLDQMAEADKKGCPESFVDSLPRVPKSEISPSSSCSICYVNYLNDGYPLVVRLPHCGHDFDLECLSVWFSKSTSCPLCRDDVLSHRAEVDTSQVELEEDWGMYG; from the coding sequence ATGTCAGATACAGAAGTAAGGGCCCAACTACGTGAGATCTTTAGACGTGAAGGACTAGGTGACTCCACAACAGTGTTGCAGTTGCTCTCGCAACTAATACCCGAGTCCCTACAGGAAGAATGGCTAGATCAGATGGCCGAAGCGGACAAGAAAGGGTGTCCCGAATCGTTTGTGGACTCACTACCAAGAGTACCAAAATCAGAAATCTCACCCTCGAGTAGTTGTTCGATATGCTATGTAAACTATCTCAACGATGGGTATCCCCTAGTGGTACGCCTACCACATTGCGGACACGATTTCGACCTAGAATGTTTATCCGTGTGGTTCAGCAAGAGTACTAGCTGTCCACTATGCCGTGATGACGTGTTGTCACACCGTGCAGAGGTCGATACGAGCCAGGTCGAATTAGAGGAAGACTGGGGGATGTACGGTTGA
- the RSM10 gene encoding mitochondrial 37S ribosomal protein uS10m (similar to Saccharomyces cerevisiae RSM10 (YDR041W); ancestral locus Anc_3.278), translating into MLRRLGVRLQSSVAKALPVNVEAVYHAPLKLPVEHGDLVADLQLRSYDNENLDFYSDFILRAGYYLGMPLTGPKPLPTRRERWTVIRSPFAHAKSKENFERHTHKRLIRVWDSNPDVVQIWLSYISKHAITGVGMKCNVYQKSPIALELDSDAALPQNNTPANSMDEAVGDKVLELLNSPDFKRHL; encoded by the coding sequence ATGTTGAGACGTCTTGGCGTTAGGCTACAATCCAGTGTGGCTAAAGCACTACCTGTTAATGTGGAAGCAGTTTATCATGCTCCTTTGAAACTGCCTGTTGAACATGGTGACTTGGTCGCTGATTTGCAATTGCGTTCTTACGATAATGAGAATCTCGATTTTTACTCGGATTTCATCCTCAGGGCAGGTTACTACCTAGGTATGCCATTGACTGGGCCAAAACCACTCCCCACTAGACGTGAACGTTGGACTGTGATACGGTCGCCATTTGCACACGCCAAATCGAAggaaaattttgaaagacaCACACATAAGAGACTTATCAGAGTCTGGGACTCAAATCCTGATGTTGTTCAAATATGGCTTTCGTATATTTCTAAGCATGCAATCACCGGGGTTGGTATGAAATGTAATGTTTATCAAAAATCCCCTATCGCACTGGAATTGGATTCTGATGCTGCTTTACCTCAAAATAATACACCGGCAAACTCGATGGACGAAGCTGTCGGTGATAAAGTGCTTGAATTGCTCAATAGTCCCGATTTCAAGAGACATCTGTGA
- the ECM2 gene encoding Pre-mRNA-splicing factor ECM2 (similar to Saccharomyces cerevisiae ECM2 (YBR065C); ancestral locus Anc_3.280): MDDPPVVCDPCLGDSSNIRMTKATNGAQCKICTLPYTLFHFKPHIRDANLTKTVICRRCALQRNICQCCMLDMVWHISVQLRDQMLAMIQKDRNVVTEEAQNDMMRRFLALKGGKLGGAQITSDPNEIHSVLNKLQEVLHSNPVSVVKKIESAPLEKFKQYDISSLLRKLPLKDSFGTTEPCKSFFLYNVDASIPEWKISKAIAETVNNEQWQDRATTALVVNHKAKCGGIRFKSEELGQKFVETLQSSGSAFKTAENLERGVLKIDHFRLFVIPWTSGFSASSFGATTGENIKLSLSLDKLIKLENSANLTAAAAPEKTKKNKVTKKRQTPKRVSNLEL, encoded by the coding sequence ATGGACGATCCTCCTGTTGTGTGCGATCCATGTTTGGGTGATTCGAGTAACATTCGTATGACAAAAGCCACGAATGGCGCTCAGTGCAAGATATGTACATTGCCCTATACGTTGTTCCATTTCAAGCCTCACATAAGAGATGCAAACTTAACAAAGACTGTCATATGTCGGAGATGTGCTTTGCAAAGGAACATTTGTCAATGTTGTATGCTCGATATGGTATGGCATATCTCTGTACAGTTGCGAGACCAGATGCTGGCGATGATACAGAAGGATCGTAATGTGGTGACTGAGGAAGCGCAGAACGATATGATGAGAAGGTTTTTGGCCTTGAAAGGTGGTAAACTGGGTGGGGCCCAAATTACGAGTGATCCTAATGAGATCCATAGTGTACTGAATAAGTTACAAGAAGTGTTACACAGTAATCCGGTGAGCGTGGtgaaaaagattgaatCGGCACCGttggaaaaattcaaaCAATATGATATATCGTCGTTACTTCGGAAACTGCCCTTAAAGGATTCATTCGGTACTACTGAACCGTGTAAATCGTTCTTTCTGTACAATGTCGATGCGTCGATTCCAGAGTGGAAGATTTCCAAAGCGATCGCTGAAACTGTTAACAATGAGCAATGGCAAGACAGGGCTACGACCGCGTTGGTTGTTAATCACAAAGCGAAATGTGGTGGTATAAGGTTCAAGAGCGAAGAACTGGGCCAGAAGTTTGTCGAGACGTTGCAATCGAGTGGATCAGCTTTCAAAACGGCTGAGAATTTGGAAAGAGGAGTGTTAAAGATCGATCATTTCCGTCTCTTCGTCATTCCTTGGACTTCAGGATTTTCTGCAAGCTCTTTTGGAGCTACTACTGGCGAAAATATCAAACTTAGCCTAAGTCTTGATAAGTTGATAAAGCTCGAAAACTCGGCCAACTTGACCGCGGCGGCGGCGCCAGAGAAAACCAAAAAGAATAAAGTcacaaagaagagacaaaCTCCAAAAAGAGTCTCTAATTTAGAACTAtaa